GATGCTCAAGAAAGCTTTGGAGCTTACCGTTCTCTGCGATAACAAAATTTGTGTGCTACACTACAATCACGACGGTAATCTCGTCAGCACCTTGCCCGAAGATCAGTCGCAAGTCACAGACATTCTCGACAAGTATAGAAACCTAAGCGACGGTGAGAAGCTAAAGAAAAGCACGAATCTTTCACAGTTCTACAACAAGAAACTGGTGGACGAGAAGAAAAGATCTCTTACCGACGCAGAGAAACGCAAAAGATTCACCAAGAAAGTTGGAGATTTCAAGGGTTCGCTGTTAGATCAGTTTCGTATATTAGAAGATAGGGTTCGTGACCTTCGTTGCTCCcacgatcatcatcatcagagcCCTTGTCTCGATGTTGTGTCTGATAAAAATCACAACTTTCCGGAGGCGTATTCTTATGGCTTCTTCCCCGCCAATGAGTTCCCTTCTTCACTAATCGAGGAGGAGAATCCATTGATGATGAGTTTTGGTCCGCACGATCTTGATCAACAGCAATCATTCACGAATCTTCTCATGAGTGGTGATCATGTGTCAACAATTACGGATCAATACCTCCCAAGCCCTGCTCCTTCCTCAACCCTATGTTCCTCCAATCTTCATCAGGGCAAATTCTCAGTCTTTCTGTTTAACCATGAAACGGCCACGTTTACTCAACTTCCCAACTCTGCTTCTTGAGGCTTCGACCAAGGGTTGATTGGCACTTATTGATACATATATATCCAAACTCACATCTCTCATCTGCTTCATGATTGATTATAGTCTAATGTGTATTCTTTGTTCTTTCCACTTCTTTGTAAATTTTATGACAATATATACTACCTTCTTATTCCTATAATATACCTTCTTATGTCATCTAACTCTTCATGTCCAAGGCTTACTTTTAGAGATTACAAATGAAACACTTTTCTTACTTTAACAAATGCAAATGAATTTTTACTTGAGGACCACTCTAACCAATGATCAAAGTGGAGTAGAAAGTTTACACATCGATCCTTGCATGTCACGTCACTCATAAgaaataatattacataaaatcaGTTAAACCATGTTTAACCCAAATCAACCCCTGAACTTTCTCATCTCCAATGGCGGCCTCCCTTCTTCTGCACCGTGTTTCACGCTATGTTTCTCTCCAACGGGTCGGAGGAGCTCTGCGTTTCAGTTCTCTCGATGCTCAATTTCACGGTGGGAGAACACTCTTTCCAGGTACCCTTTTGATCGTTTTTCATCCACCCATATGTTAAAGCAAACTTTTTTGAATAGAACAACTCTGGTTTCAGATCTGATTTAGTTTAAAGTTTCAGACTTTGATTACTGTCTCTGTCCTTACTTGTTAATTATGTTCTATCTTTTGTGTCCATGGCTTTTAGATTCTCTGTGAAGTTGTAAGATGAGAACTTTCCTTTTACTGATTAGTTAGGCATGTGGTGTCATTAACATTTGGTTTCTCGCTTGTGTGTGTTTACTCTTTAGAGAGATCATTGGCTACTCTTGCCGAAGGAGGAGCTTCCTGTTTTTTACAATTTAGCCCCAAACTTCAGAATTTGCAGAAACACGCCCATCAAATCAACCCTGAACTTTCGATTGGGATATTTAAACCCTGTCAAATGCAATTATGTATGCAAATGCAATATAAAGACCTAAATGCAAcctaaaaataatcataataagctaaaataaaaatctaaagcTCATTAAAATCAAGAGATATCAGTCACCAAAAACATGTCTTTGAGCCTATAACAAGATATTTAATTGTACTATAGCACTATAGCACCACCCCAGGTGACAATCCCAACCAATTCGGGTAGATGATGCTTcacggatggatcatggaaagaTCGGAATAATTTCTCGGGGCAAGGATGGTATAGTACTTTGGCAGGATTTGATGGACTTATGGGAGCCAGGAATACAAGAGCAACTACTTCTCCATTACATTCGGAAATGGAGGCTCTTATTTGGGtgatggaatgtatgaggaatttacgaCAATTCTCAGTCACGTTTgtaacggattgttctcagttggtgaagatggtttcggaaccagaagagtggccagcCTTTGCAAGTTACTTAGAGGATATTAGATCCTTGAGAAGGAGTTTTACTAGTTCAGAGCTCGTTCATATACCTCGGACACAAAATAAAAGGGCGGATAGCTTAGCACGAAGTGCAAGGAAGCAAGCGTCTTTTGTCGTCCATGGATGCGGTTTtcccagtttggtttacagagtctatatgagtctgttgttgctgacaaaaaaaaacaagatatttaATTGGTGTTTTGTTAAAAcaacaaacttttaaaattgtgGCCAGaacaaataaaactttaaaataatacCAACAAACCatgcaaaaaaataagaaaaattgtcttttaaatcatgaactttcaaatttggttgaaaaaagTCTGAACTTTCTCTTGGACAATTTAAAGCACCAATTTAATTTGACTAGCCATTTTAAACATcaatttagtttgactaaaccaaattaagtACGACGTTAACTCGGATAACAGAATGATTAAACAGAGTTAAATGACGTCTCTAATTTCCGTTAAgtccaaaacgacgtcgtttaaaaatcttttaaaaatatgcattTAGGTGGAATTGAACCCATGACAATAGACACACACATGTAAAGCtcaaaccactagaccacttaaattttttttaacatgattGACTAGTAATAGTTATtattgtgaaacctccaaatcatcttattcaaccctaaatccctaaataattttataaatattaaaaattgtaaataaattattaactatACAAAATTTTGTGaacattactaaaaatattaaaacttataataattattaatttaactataatattaagttttatttacaagtattattaaaaatactacttataattaactatatgatactaaatgatttttaattataatttttaattaatagcaATACTAAATGATAttgaattatgatttttaattataatttttcataatactaaaatatttttaattagaaatcacaattaaaaatcattttgttttattagtaattaaaaatcatctagtaattaaaattataattaacaatCATTTAGtttactattaattaaaaattataattaattattattataaatcagacaagttattattaactataattgtttattataatttttaataatactaaaagattatatttttaaaatcataattaaaaatcattttgtattattattagttaaaagatataattaaaaatcatttagttatttatactcaaaaaatttcaaataactaataagctatttacaagttttaatatttataaaatcatttagggATTTAGAGTGTAAGAAGATaatttggaggtttcacaataATAGGTATTAGTAGTCAATAAAGTTCAAAAAGTGCAAATAGTCTAGTGGTTTGCGCATTACATGTGTGTGTCTTTGGTCACAGGTTCAATCCACCcatatgtgattttttaaaagatttctaaacgacgtcgttttgaatTTAATGGAGATTAGAGACGGTATTTAACTCTGTTTAATCATTCTGTTATCCGAGTTGGtgctttaaatggtccaagGAAAAGTTCAAGCttttttttaaccaaatttgaaagttcgtgatttaaaaaacaattttccctaAAAAATAACATGTAAAATTGGTTGTTAACTAATTTTGTTTGTTGTATGTGAATAGTAGATAAGGAGCGAGTGAGAAAAAAAGTGACAGCTCATTGTTTTTACCTAAGGGAATCATTGACGTCAGCCTCTTGCggtaaaaaagaaagagagtttGAAATAAAGCGAGAGAGACGAGCGAGGTTGCTTCCCCTCGTTTAACTGTTTTGTCGCATTCAAAAGGACACTGAAGGAGAGCTAATAAAAGAGATGGACAGCTAGCTCTCGGGTTCTTACCACGGTAAACAATTGCAAAGAAGGAAAGcaactcttttttattttaacagtgATATTAAGTAAAGCGATGACCAGTCAAATAAAAGCCTCCTCTTTCCTCTTCTTATATCACGCaagcaaaagagagagagagagagagagagagagagagagagagagaatacagagaaagaagaagaagaagaagaagaagaagaagagaagagatggcTTCATTCATTGACATGTCGAGGGTTCCTTTCATCCCTGGTCTGTGTCTCCTTCTTTCTCCTTTTAACATGAAACTTTGTCGCAAAGATTTACTCTTTTTGGATCCTCCATGAACGTAAAGTTTCATTCTTTAATGCATCTAATTAGTTTTGATACTCTCTTATTGTGTTTAACATGAAACTTTGTCGATTTACTCTTTTTGGACCCTCCATGAACGTAAAGTTTCATCCTTTTTTGCATCTTAGTTTTGTTACTCTGTTTAAGTGTTTAGCTTGTTGCAAAGAAGATTGAAAAAGAATaaagtttgctttttttttatattgactTCTGTGTCTGTCTACTGCGTTCTGTTTTGTGTAATGATGAACAGGGAGGTTGCACGCGACGAACAGCCCTTACCAGAGATACGGTCCAAAGGGTTTCATGGAAATCAAGGTCCTTGGCAACGACAGCCTCTACGTCCGCGTCGACTTGCCCGGAGTTCCAGACGACGCCATCCGCTACAGAGTCGACGCCGTGAGACAAAAGCTCGTCTTTTTCTCCGGTGAAGAAACTCTCCGCGACGGCGTCAAGGCTGAGGACGTTCGTGAGTACTCTGGATCCGCCGGTCTCGGCTGCGACTGCTGCGAGATCACCGGGGTTGATGCCAAGATGAAAGATGGAGTCTTGAGGATGATTGTGTCAAGGGTCAAAGTCAAAGACCACGACAACAAGTGTACCCACTTTGTGCCTCCCAACGCAGGTTCGATTCCCAAACCATTCAAAATAATCACACCGTTTTGTTTTGtgcaatttaattttaaaaacgatCCTTTTCTGTTGTGTGTGTTTGAAAGGCAAATCTGGAAGATACGGTTACCAACGATCATCTGATGAAAGATACCTATACGATCAGGGGCGGAGCCACATGGTGAGTAGGGGTGGCGGATGCCCCGGATGATTTTTATAAACTCTatgtaaaattttgataatgaTCTTCATGCCCCGGTTGATTCTTTAAAGAATTTTGATATGCCTCCCATAACATTCATCTCTAGATCCGCCCCTGTATACGATGTGAGATCATTCAACATGGAGGATATACTGGAGGATCATCCCTTTGTGGTGAAAGGTCGCAAGGATGTACTCGCTCGCCAGCGGCGAACGTCTGACGGATCTTTCCACTTTTCAGTGGATATGCCAGGTGTTTGCAGTGACGACATGTTCGTGCTTCCCAACGAGAACTAGACAAGTTCTACGGTGGTGAGAACAAGGAGGTCTACGACCACGACGAGAGTTGCCGCATTTTCCTCGGAGCCGTCGACAAGACATCATGTTGTTCCTCCTATGGGATTCCTCTTTTGAGCCACGATATCGCTTGGGATGTAGAGTTTGGTGTTCTCAACATCCGTGTTTCACCACCTCCTCcttgcaacaacaacaatgttggggatggattgtcgccatccacaaggcccagcgaacaggaggcccattactGTCATTCAAAAGATGATCGGCTTGAAGCCGGCTCCCGACGAGCCGAGACTCGGCTCATGACTGCTTTAGCTAGGAAACGAGCAGCTGAAGAGAGCGATCAAACGGCTCGGGCCGAACAATCGTTCCGATTGGGTCTGCAAGTCAAAAGGCCCATAACAAAGAGGATGGATTAGGTCAGAGCTAACCGACCtaagagactatataaggagttgaggacaagaaGGAAGGGGATGACCACTTAGACacacagacttgcggctagattatggtttccattactctctttgtatctcgccgctttctttgtacttccggctaggagctttccgagcatcgactagccggctttcttactcttgtaccctcgttattccgactctaataaaacgtctctgttcatcccactcttgagttcttttactttctgttgaccaaactcacctcaaacaattggcgcccaccgtggagCCAATCAGAGTAACGTTTCTTAGACCGATATCACGATTGGTGACTCGAACCCCTGCACTTCCGGCGAAGCGCccgagcttacgcctccgcctcctcctccttttctcTCGTCGGACTTTTTGAGCTCCGTGATGGCTCGTCTCGcgcatcaagaagaagtccagaaaacGACGAACGAGCAGCTCGCAGCCCTTGTAGCTGCTCTCACCGCTCCTGCTGGGCCGACAAGCCGTTCCCAGCCTGTCTGCCGCCATCTTTTCCCTCCAACACCGGCAGAAGATCGCGCCGTCGACGAACTTGACCCTAACGGACCTCCTGCCGCTTACCCTACTCCGGCGACAGCAGACCAAACGACGATTCGCGAGATCGCcgagctcaaactcagccttcAACATATGAGCTCGCTGATCCATCAAGCGACGAGCGC
The Raphanus sativus cultivar WK10039 chromosome 1, ASM80110v3, whole genome shotgun sequence DNA segment above includes these coding regions:
- the LOC108838780 gene encoding agamous-like MADS-box protein AGL93, coding for MVSLSSSSSDSSTKMKKNKLSVRNQTTRFKKPFLLAREKTMLKKALELTVLCDNKICVLHYNHDGNLVSTLPEDQSQVTDILDKYRNLSDGEKLKKSTNLSQFYNKKLVDEKKRSLTDAEKRKRFTKKVGDFKGSLLDQFRILEDRVRDLRCSHDHHHQSPCLDVVSDKNHNFPEAYSYGFFPANEFPSSLIEEENPLMMSFGPHDLDQQQSFTNLLMSGDHVSTITDQYLPSPAPSSTLCSSNLHQGKFSVFLFNHETATFTQLPNSAS
- the LOC130496567 gene encoding putative 57 kDa heat shock protein, with the translated sequence MASFIDMSRVPFIPGRLHATNSPYQRYGPKGFMEIKVLGNDSLYVRVDLPGVPDDAIRYRVDAVRQKLVFFSGEETLRDGVKAEDVREYSGSAGLGCDCCEITGVDAKMKDGVLRMIVSRVKVKDHDNKCTHFVPPNAGKSGRYGYQRSSDERYLYDQGRSHMVSRGGGCPG